Below is a genomic region from Catenuloplanes atrovinosus.
TGACGCTGCTGGTGGCGGGCTGCGGGGTGCGGCCGTCCGGCCCGGCCGGCATGGGCGAGGCGCCGACCGGCGTCGCGTCCGGCGTGACGCTGTACTTCGTCGACGCGCGGGGGCGGCTGACGCCGCGGCTGCACGACACCGGCCGGCTCGGCACCGTCGCGGAGGCGCTGGAGCTGCTGCTCGGCGCGTCCGCGACCGTGGGGGACGGGCTGCACTCGGAGATCGAGATCAGCGGCGCGACCCGGGTGGTGACCACGGCCGAGCCCGGCCTGATCCACCTGCGGCTGCCGCTGGCCGACTACGAGGTGACGCCGCTCGGCATCGACCAGATCGTGTGCACCGCGCTCGGCGTGGCGGTGCAGCGCGGCGAATCCCGCGCCACCCGGGTCCGGCTGCTGCTCACCCGGTCCACCCCGGAGTTGGAGGGCGACCGGTCCTGCCCGCTGATCGGCTGAGACGCCCGGTCCCGGTCCCGCCGTGGACGGCACGCCGAGGCGCTGCTGCGCGAAATCGACCCGGAAACGTACGGCGATCCCTACGCTTTCTGGCAGGCGATCGTCTCCGCCATCACGGACGGGGACTTCGGCCGGCGCGGTCCGGACCGATACGACAACGGGAGCACGGTTCATGTCCTATGTGCGACGCTTCGACCACGTCGGCATCACGGTCGCGGATATCGACGCCGTCACCGCCTTCTTCGTGGCGCTCGGCCTCGAGGTCGAGGGCAGGACGTTCGTCGAGGGCGAGTTCCTCGAGACGGTCTGCGGCATCCCCGGCTCGCGCACCGAGATCGTCATGCTGAAGGCGCCGGACGACGGCACCCGGCTGGAGCTGTCCCGGTTCGTCCGGCCCGACTTCGTGCCCGGCTCGCCGGCCGCGATGGCGAACGAACTGGGCCTGCGGAACGTCTCCTTCGAGGTCGCCGACCTGCGCGCCGCCGTCGAGTGGGCGGCGGGTCAGGGCTACGGCCTGGTCGGCGGCATCGGCGAGTACGAGAACACGTTCCGGATGGCCTACGTCCGCGGGCCGGAGGGGATCATCGTCTCGCTGGCCGAGCGGATCGGCTGACGCCGGCCGTCACGGGACGGTCACGGCCACGTTGTCGAAGGCGGCGTGCCCGGTCGACGCGGTCGTCTGCATGCCGACGTAGCTCGCCGCCGGGGCGAGCGACTCGTCCGTGACCGAGGCGACCAGCGTGCCGCCGTCGTACAGCGAGATCGTCGACCCGCTCACCACCAGGCGCAGCCGGTACGTGGTCCCGGCGTGGATCTCCGAGGCCGCGCCGACCCCGGTGAGCTTGGTGTTGGTGCCGTCGACCAGCTTGCCGATCGCGTACCTGTTCCCCCAGGAGGCGATCCCGGCGTAGTAGTAGTTCCCGCGGTCGGTGTACCGGGCCATCAGCACGTTGTCGCGGTCGCCGGGGGCCACGTCCATCGGGGTGATCTCGGCGGCGACCGTGTAGTTGCGGGCGGCGATCCGCCGGTTGCCCTGCAGCGTCTGCGGATGCCCGGCGGGCGCGTTGCCCAGCGCGTGGGCGCGCCCGTTGCGCACCTCGAAGGACGCGCCGTTCGGGATGTGCGGGCCCTGCGTCATCGTCCACTTCGACGGGTCGACGATCGGCAGGCCGCGGCTCCACCGTGCCAGGTTGATGGTCTCGTTCCAGCCGGGGCGGTGGTTCTTCACGTTGTACCAGACCCAGTCGGTGCCGCCGACGTTCACCACGTACTGCCGGTAGATCATGCTGTCCTCGACGCCGCCGGCCACGCCGAGGTCGAGCGTCATCGCGGACCGGTCGAGCGTCCAGCGGACACCGTCGCGCGAGGTCAGCCGGCCGCCACGGGACGGGTAGTCGGCCTGCCAGCCGACCACCACCATCTGGTACGACCCGTCCGGCATCATCCGCACGTTGGGCCCGCCGATGCCGAGGCTGGCCCAGCCACCGTCGTTCATCGGGCTGATCAGCGGGTTGCTCGGCGACTTGGTCCACGGCCCGCGCGGGTCGGTGGCGGTGGCCAGGCAGATGAACTCCGGCTCGCCGCCCGCCGAGGCGATCCGGCCGGCGGTGTACCACATCTTCCAGAGCCGCTGCCGCTCGTCGTACAGCAGCGAGGAGTTGTAGATGTAGTCGTCCTCCCACTCCGCGGTCGGCACCACGATCGGCCCGAACTTCGTCCACGGGCCGGCCGGGTCGGTCGCCTCGGCGTAGTGGATGCGGCCCACGCCGCCGGCGTCCACGCCGAAGTACGACATGTGGTAGACGCCGTCGCGGTAGACCACGCTGGGCACGGTGAGCGCGTTGCTCTCGGTGGGCAGCGTCGGCGCGACCACCGGGTCCGGGTGCTTCGTCCAGGCGACCCCGTCCGCGCTGTACGCGTAGCCGACGTTGCCGATCGAGCCGTACCACATCTTGAACCTCGGCCCGCCGCCCTGGCCGACGATGATCGACGGGTCCTGCATCAGGCTGGTCTCCCACGGCAGGGACTGGGCCAGCACGACCCCCTGCCGATCCCACCCGGCCACCGTGCCGAAGGAGTCGCTGAACACCGTGACGGGCCGCGCCGCGGCGGGCGCCGGCGCGGCGGTCACGAACACCAGGGCCGCCGCGACGACGGGCACGGAAAATCTCATCGCTCACTCCGATCGCGCGGTCCACCGACAGCCACCGACGACGATCATCGTCGATGCGACGCCGATTCGGCAACAGCCCACCGGGGCGGTGCGGCCGGCGTGCCGCCGGCTGATCGAGCGGCGGTGGACCGGTGCTCGTGGGCCCGGGTCCTTCGGCGTTTCCCGCCGTGGGTGTCACCTGGTGTGCCCCGGGACCGTCGTTCCGGTGGAGCGAGACGAAGACTTCGGGAGGTGGCTGTGCACTGTCGCGCAGGGCAGGCCCTGGTGGCGTTGGTGTTGTCGGTGTCGCTGGCGGGGTGTGGGGTGATACCGGGGTTCGGGTCGTCGGGGAAAAAGGCGATTCCGGACAATCAGGTTCCGCAGAACGGGGACGGGGACTTCGAGGCGGCGCCGGGGGTGCGGGACGTGATCGGGGAGGGGCGGATCATGGTCAGGTACCGGGTGGAGGTGGAGACCGGGATCGACTGGGGTGAACTGCCGCCGTGGACGGCGGAGCGGTTCGCGGAGGCGGTCGACGAGGTGTTCGCGGATCCGCGCGGCTGGGCGGCGTCGGCCGCGGCGCCGATCACGGAGCCGGAGCACGGGATGTCCGGGGAGTCGTGGCAGTTCCAGCGGGTCGGTGACGACGAGCACGTGACGTTGCGGCTGGCCACGCCGGCCACGGTGGACGCGCAGTGCGCGCGGGCCGGGGTGGACACGGAGGGCGTGTACTCGTGCCGGTTCCAGAACACGATCATGGTGAACCTGAAGCGGTGGCTGCAGGGGGCGGACCCGGCGCCGTCGGTGCAGTCGTACCGTGCCGGGGTGATCAACCACGAGGTGGGGCACTTCCTCGGGTTCGCCCACCAGGGGTGCCCGGGTAGGGGGCGGCCGGCTCCGGTGATGATGCAGCAGACCATCGCGCTCGACGGGTGCCGGCCGAACGAGTGGCCGTTCAGCGAGGACGGCGAGTTCATCACCGGTACGTGGCAGGACTCCTGACGCCGGCGAGCGATCATCGTCGATGGGCTCTACCGTGGGGCCATGGCTGTTCAGATTCTGGCCGGTGCCGCGATGGTCGCCGCGCTCGGCCTCCCCGGCGTGGCGGCCGGCGAACCGCAGACGTTCGTCGGCGAGGGTTCCAGCAGCTTCGGGCTCGCCTACGTGTACGCGCGGGCGGACGCGCTGAGGCAGGCGGGCTGGGCCGGTTACACGTCCGCGGAGTGCGTCGAGACGGACAGCGACGTCTCCCCGGGCGGCGACTTCGCCACCGTGTGGTTCGAGTGCGTCCACCCGTGAGCGCCTGATTCGACCAGGTTTGACGGGGTTGGTACGGGGCACGCGCGCCGGGCGGATCGTCGAACAGCGAGGTGCCCCATGGTTGATCACTCCCGTGTTCCGGTGCTGGAGGCGTTGCAGGAGTTCCGGCGGCGTGGCGACACGGTGTTCGGGCCGCCCGCCCACAAACAGGGCCGGGGCGCCGACCCGCGCGTGATCGACATCGTCGGCGCCGGCGTGTTCGCCTCCGACGTGCTGTCGCTCAACGGGCTCGACGACCGCCGCCAGTCCCAGGGCGTGATCGAGCGCGCGCAGGAGCTGATGGCGGACGCGGTCGGCGCCGACCACGCGTTCTTCTCCACCTGCGGCAGTTCGCTGTCCGTGAAGACCGCGATGATCTCCGTGGCCGGGCCCGGCGAGAAGCTGCTGGTCTCGCGCAACGCCCACAAGTCCGTGATCGCCGCCTTGATCATCAGTGGGGTGGAGCCGGTCTGGGTGCACCCCCACTTCGACACCGGCTGGCAACTGGCCCACCCGCCGGAGCCGGACGACGTGCGCGCCGCGTTCCGCGCGCATCCCGACGCCGCGGGCATGCTGCTGATCACGCCCACCGACTGGGGCTCGTGCGCGGACATCGCCGGGGTCGCGCGCGTCTGCCACGAGCACGGGGTGCCGCTGATCGTGGACGAGGCGTGGGGCGCGCACCTGCCGTTCCACCCGGACCTGCCGCAGTGGGGCATGAACGCCGGCGCGGACCTGGTGGTCACCAGCGTGCACAAGATGGGCGGCGCGATCGAACAGTCCTCGGTCTTCCACCTCCGCGGCGACCTGGTCGACCCCACGGTGCTCAAGCAGCGCGAGGACCTGCTCGGCACGACCAGCTCGTCGTCGCTGGCGTACGCGACGCTCGACGGCTGGCGCCGGCACATGGTCGAGCAGGGCGAACGGCTGCTGGACGAGGCGCTGGGCCGGGCCGCGCGGGTCCGGGACGCGATCGGCGCGATGGACCCGCTGCGCCTGATGGGCGAGGACGTCGTCGGTACCGGCGGCACCGCGGAACTGGACCCGCTGCGGCTGACGATCGACGTGCGCGGGCTCGGGATCAGCGGATACCAGGCCGCGGAGTGGTTGCGCGCGGCGTGCCACGTCGACCTCGGCTCCGCCGACCAGTGCCACCTGGGCGGGCAGATCAGCTACGCCGATGACGACGACACGGAGAAGCGGCTGGTCGAGAGCGTGCAGCGGCTGGTCGACGAGTGCGGCGACCTCGAGTCGCGGCCCCAGGCCGACCTGCCGCCGCCGCGCACGCTCGAACTCGAGAGCGTCATGACGCCGCGCGACGCGTTCTTCGGCCGGACCGAACAGGTGCCGGTGGAGCGGGCCGCCGGGCGCATCGCCGCGGAGATGCTCAGTCCGTACCCGCCCGGCGTCCCGGTCCTGGTCCCCGGGGAGCTGATCAACTCCTCCGCGCTGGACTACCTGACCAGCGGCGTGCGGGCGGGCATGCTCATCCCCGACGCGGCGGACCCCACCATGGCCTCGGTACGCGTGGTCGCCGGCTGAGCGCCGGTCAGGCGCGCCCGGCCGTGCCGGGCGGCGGGTCGGCGACCAGGTTGCCGGTGTCGTCGACCAGGCCGGGCGCCATGCTGCCGCCGTGCGCCTCCCGCGGGTCCGGCTCGTCGGCCTCCCGCGCCTCCCCGGCCCGCTCGGCCGCCCGGCGCCTGGCGTGCGCGGCGGCCACGCTCGCCGGGCCGGCGGTGCCGCCCGTGGTGGTCATCATCCCGGGCGTGCGCGTGGGGCCGCCGTTGCGCAGTTCGTCCAGGTCGGTGCCGCGATCGACCGTACTCTTCGTCTGGTTCTCGTCGCTCATGCCGGATCTCCGTTCCCGCTGCGGCGTCCATGTGGCCGGCGCTCAGCCGACGATGATGCGCGCGCAAGCTCGCTCATGCGGCTCGGGATGCCCGGCTGGGAGCCGCCCAAACGGCCGGCCGGAATCTCGCGGTCCCGGGTCATGCCCCCGGGGTGCGCCGGAGCTACCGCCGCTGACCCGCCCGCTCGTCGAGACGTGGTGGCCGGAGCTCCACTAATCTCGTACCGTGTTCGCGCACGAGATCGGTTCCGGGACCCCGGTGGTGCTGCTGCACGGGTTCGGTCTGGACCACCGGAGCCTGCTCCCGCTGGAGCCGGCGTTCGAGCGCGCGGGACCGTGGCGGCGGATCTACCTCGACCTCCCCGGCGCGACCGGGACGCGGGCGGCGGGGGTGAACGGCACGCAACAGGTCGCCGACGCGGTGGTCGACGAGATCCGCGCGCGGCTCGGCGACGAGCCGTTCGCGGTGCTGGGCGGCTCGTTCGGCGGGATGATCGCCCGCTACGTCGCGCACGAGTGCCGGCCGCGGGTGCTCGGGCTCGCCACCGTGGCCGGGGTCTTCGTCGCCGCGCACGCCGGCCGGACCGTGCCGCCCCGCGCGGTGCTGAGGGAGGAACCCGAGATCGTGCCGCTCCTCGGCGCGGCGGTGGACGCGTACCGGGAGGACGCCGTGGTGGAGTCCGTGGCGGACGCGCACGGGTTCCTGCGGTACCTGCTGCCCGGCCTGGACGGCGCCGACCAGCGCGCGCTGGCCCGCATCGCGGAGCGCTACTCCCTCGACCGCGAACCCGAGGACGCGCACCCGGAGCCGTTCCGGCACCCGACGCTGCACGTCACCGGCCGGCAGGACCACGTGGTCGGATACTCCGACGCGTGGCGCCGGATCGAGCACTACCCGCGCGCGTCGTTCGCCGCGCTCGACGCGGCCGGCCACAACCTGCTGTTCGAGCAGCGCGAACTGTGCTGCGCGCTGGTCGGCGACTGGCTGGCGCGAATCCGGCGGGCCGGCTGACCGGCCGCGTCGATTCCGGCCGATTCACCGTTGGACCCGGGTGGCCGTCGTGGCAGATTGTGCTCTCATGGGCGGAACGACGATCGCGAGGCGGTAGATGCTCCGCGTGCCGGGATTTCTGTGCCGGGTGCTCGGCGGCGACGGCGTGCCGTGCGGCACCGGGTTCCAGGTCGCCCCGCACCTGGTGGTGACGGCCTGGCACGTCCTGCGGGACGCCGGCGGCGACCGGGCCGGCGCGCGGCTGAGCGTGGACGCGCTGCACGGCGGTGTGCCGCCGGCCGCGGCGGAGGTGATCGCCGGCGACCCCGGCCGTGACCTGGCGGTGCTGCGGCGGGACGAGCCGTTGCCGGACACGGTGGCCGGGCTCGTGCACACCGGCGCGGTCGAGCCGCTCACCCCGGTGCTGGTCACCGGCGTCTCCACGATCGACGACCCCGGGCACGTCTACCGGCACCTGGACGCGACCGGCAGCTGGCAGGGCGGCACCGTCCGGGACACGGACGTCCGGCTCGGCCGGTTCACCTCGGCGGGCGTGGTCCCCGGGATGAGCGGCGCACCGGTGTTGCGGCTCGCGGACCGTACCGTGGTGGGGGTCGTCTCCGCCCGGTACAACAGCGCCGACGGCTGGCTGCGGGACTCCGTGTGGGCGGCCCGGACCGAGGATCTCGCCGCGCTGCTGGACGGGCTCCCGGGGATCGGCGTCGGCCGTCGGCTGCTGGTGGCCGACCGGGTGAGCACGGTGCTGGCCGTCCGGGCGCCCGGCGCCGGCGCGCTGGTGGCCGGCGCCGCGACGGCCGAGGTCGGCGTGCACGAGGCGGCGCTGGAGGCCGCGACCGTGCTGACCGCGCTGGACGACTCCTGCCGCGGCGTGGGCCACCTCGGTGACCTGGTCGAGTCGCTGGTCACCCGGGTGGAACGCGACGGTCGGCACGACCGGCACGCCGTCGGCGACCTCCGGGCCAGGCTCCGCCGGCACGGCCTCGACCCGCGGGTGCTGTTCCCCGCCATGGCCCAGCACGAGGAGGCGCTGCGGCGCTGGGCGGCGGGCGGGCCGGCGGCGGGCCCGCTGGCCTCGCTGGCGGTCGTGCTCGCGCACGAGGTGACCACCGACGTGTTCGCCGGGCTGTCGGCCACCTGCCGCCGGTACCTGCGCGAGGCGCTGTTCCGCGTCGACTCGGCCGGCTGCGCCGCGTTCCTGGACGCGCTGGCCGCGGTCCTGCCGCCGCTGCGGTCCCCGTCGACCGAGGCGGTGCTGGTCCGGCCCGGGAACGAGCCGGTGCCGGTGGAGGCCGCCCGGCGTAGCGAACTGGCCTCCGTCGCCGCGCAGCTGTGCCGGCTGCCCGACCCCGACCCGTACGTCGCCGGCCGCGCCGAGCCGGTGTCCGTCGTCGCCGCGGCCGTGCGCCGCCGGATCGCCGGTCACGGGTCCGCGACGGCCTTCCTGTCCGGCCAGCCGGGCGTGGGTACGTCCACGGTCGCCGTCGAGGCGGCCCGGCTGCTCGCCCCGGACTTCGCCGGCGGCGTCGTCTACCTCGACCTGCACGGGCTGGTCGCGGGCGTGCGCCGGGAACTGTCCACCATGGTCCGGCTGATCTCCGAGGCGCTGCGGCTGGACCTGAGCGTGGAGACCATGGACGACACCCAGCGGGCCGCCGCGCTCCTGGCCCAGCTGCGCGACCGCGGCGTCCTGCTGGTCTTGGACAACGCGCGCGACGCCGGGCACGTGGCGCCGCTGGCCCGGGCACCGCGCGGCTGCGCCGTGATCGTCACCGCGCGCGACCGGGTGCAGAGCTTCGCGGACCCCGGCCTGGTGTTCCGGGCGGAGCCGCTCGCCCGGGAGGACTCGGTGCGGGTGCTGGCCGCCTGCGACGAGTCGCGCGCGGACCGGGCGGACCTGCTGCACCGCATCGCGTTCCTCTGCGCCGACGTCCCGCTCGCGCTGCGCATGATCGGCGCGAGGATGGCCAGCCGGCCCGACCTCCCGCTGGAGTACGTGCTGCAGACGCTGGAGCAGGAGACCACGCGGCTCGACTACCTGGACGCCGGCGACCGCGCCGTGCGGGCCGCGATCCGGCTCAGCTACGACAACCTGGACGTCGCCGCGCGGCGGGTGTTCCGCCTGGTCGCGGCCGCACCGGGCAGCGCCACCACCGGCGCGGAGCTGGGCCACTGCCTGGGCGAGAGCGCGCTGACGCAGGAGCTGCTGCTGAACCGCCTGGTGGACCGCAGCCTCGCGGAACAGGTCACCGTCCGGTCGCCGTCCGCGAGCCTGGTCGCCACGGTCAACCTGTTCGACCTGGTCCTGCTCTTCGCCCGGGAGCGGCTGGCCGAGGAGGAGCCCGAGGAACTGGTACGCGACTTCCGGCACCGGGCGCTCGGCTATCTGCGGGACCGCCTGGCCGAGATCGTCCGCCTGGACCGCCCGCCCGTGATGCCCGGCGAGCTCGACCCGTCCCGGTTCCACGCCGCGGCCCGGCTGGCCGAGGAGGGGGAGTGGTTCGACCTCGCCACCGAGCTGGCCGGGGACCTGTCGATGCTGCACGACTCCCGCGGCGAACTGGACGGCGTGGTGGCCGTCAACGACCTGCGCGTGCGCCTTCACCTGCGCCGCGGCGTGCCCGGCGACGCGGTGGCGGCGTGCCTGGCCAACGCCACCGCGCTGCGCGCGCACGACGTGACGCGCGCGGCCGGGTGCGCCCGCCTGGCCGTCCGCATCGCCCAGGAGCACGGCCTGGTCGCCCGCGCGGGCGAGGCCGAGTTCACGCTGAGCGTGCTGCTGTGGGAGTCCGGCGACCTCACCGGTGCGCTGGCGGCCGGTGAGCGGTCCGCGTCGGTGCTCACCGCCGCCGGCCGGGAGGCGGCCGTGATCCCGGTCGCGATCAACAACTGCCGGCTGGCGCGTGAGCTGCGGGACGCCACGCGCACGTCATCCTGGGCCCGCCGCGCCGACGGGCTGGCCGGCCGGGTGCGGGACCGGGGACTCCAGGCGTCGGCCGCGTTCGAGCTGAACCGCGCCCAGCACGACGCCGGGGAACTGGCGGCGGCGATCGCGTCCGCGCGCCGCGCCGAGGCGCTCTACCGCGCCGAGGAGAACTGGTTCAACGCGGCGGTGACGTGCGAGAACGGCGCGCTCTCCGCGGAGGACAGCGGCGACGTCGCGCTCGCGCGGCAGTGGCGCGCCACGGCGGTCGAGCACTGGCGGCGCTGCGGGAACCTGCCCCGCCTGCTGCGGGCGCTGGTCGACCTCAGCGCGCTGCACGTGCGGGTGACGGAGTACGAGCCGGCCGACGACGCGCTGGCCGGCGCGATCCGGGCGATCCGCGACGAGCCCGGCACCGCGCTGCCGCCGCTCCTCGAATCCGAGATCCTCGCCCGCCACGCCGCGGTGCGGCTGTTCACCGGCACCGGGGCGGACCGTCACGGTACGGACCTCGCCGCCCCCGCCGCCGCGGACGGCACCGGCGACGCCGAGCTGGAGCGCCTGCGCGCGGTGCTGAGCCGGTTCCACGCCGGCGCGCTGAGCATCGACGACGCCCGGCAGCAGGTGCTGACCGTGCTGCGGACGGAGACCCGCCACGGCCCGGAGATGGCCCGGCCCTGGCTGCACGACGACCTCGGCGCGGAGCTCGCGCCACGCGAGCTGAAGCCGGGATGAAACCGGTCCGAAGCCGCCCGATGGTCCGATGAGGACTGTGGCCGGGCGCGGCGGGCGCCGTGCCCGGGATGATCCCTATCGGACAGGAGACGGAATGCGAACGATGATGCGACGCCTCGGCGCCGGTGCGGCCGCCGCTACGGTGGCGGCCGCGCTCGCCGTGGCGGGGACCGGCGCCCCGGCCTCGGCGACCGCGGCGGAGTGCTCCGGGGGTGCGAACGGTTTCATCGACATCCCAGACACGCTGCGCGGCTCCCAGGTCTACGCGGTCGATCTGGGCGGCGGCGCCACGTCGCGGCTGTACGTCGGCACCGTGTCCGGCGCGCAGCGCACCTGGGCGATGATCGACGGGACTACGTACCCGGGTGATCGGGTGTGGATGGACTGGACGCAGAACGGCGGCGCGACCTGGCTGCAGTGCGGCCCGTTCCAGATCACCGCGCCCGGCCAGACCAAGACGACCGCGGCCAAGCGGACCAGCTCCAGCACGAGCTGGCGGGTGCGCGCCTGCGGCGCCTTCAGTGGCGGCCCGGTGCGGTGCGGGGCCTGGTGGTGAGGCCCTGACCCGCGGCGTCCCGCCGGTCGGGCGTCACGCCCGACCGGCGGTGGCCGTCGCGCGGCGGCGGGCGGCGGCCGTGATGGCCTCCTCGGGCGTGCGGAGCCGCCGGCCGAGCACGCGGCGCGCCGGTCAGGCCGGCGGTGCGAACGGCTCGTAGCAGTCGAACGTCTCGTGCGCGAGCACCCGCCCGTCGTCCACGGTGAGCAGCGCCGCGACGTGCGCGACCAGCTCCTGCCCGGCCCGGAACGGCCCCGCGTCCGCGCCGACCACGCCGCGCCAGGTCGCGCGCACGGCCGCGCGCGGCCCGTCCGAGAGCACCTCGTGCACCTCGAAGACCTGCTCGCGCAGCAGCGCCTTGCCGGACCGGAACCCGGCGACGGTGGCCTCCAGATCCCGCACGGCACCGGCCGGAACCAGCGCGTTCGGATGCTCGGTCACCCGCACCCCGGGCGAGAGCAGCGCCCGCAGCTCGTCCTCGGTCGAGGACAGGTCGGACACGACGGCGTAGTAGCGGCGCACGACGGACTCCACGGTTGCCATGGCGCCGAGATTACACAACCATGGTTGTGTGTTGGAAGACGCTGCTCCCGAACTCGACATGTCCTCCGCGTTCACGCTGCTCGGCGACGCCGTCACCCGCCGCGTGCTGCGCGCCCTGGACGGCACCGGGCTCCGCCCCGCGCACGGCTACCTGATCCAGCGCCTGCTCACCGGCCCGGCCACCGCCACCGAGATCGCCGACCACCTCGGCATCAGCCAGCAGGCCGTCTCCAAGGCCCTCAACGAACTGCTGACCCTGGGGTACGTCGCCCCCGCCACCACCGGCGACCGCCGCCGGCGCCCGATGGCCCTCACCCCGGCCGGCCACCACGCCATCGACACCGCCCGCGCCGAACGCGCCCGCATCGACGCCCGGCTCCGCGCCGCCCTCGGCCCCGGCACCTTCGAGACCACCATGGCCGCGCTCCACACCGCGCTCGACGCCCTCGACCTCACCGACCGCATCCGCCACCGCGCCGCCCAGCCCCCGGACGACACCCTCGCCGGCTGACGCCGCGGCGGGACGCGCGGTCAGGCGCAGGCGAGGCGGGCGGCCGCCCAGTCGGCGTGGTCGCTGCCGTTGCCGTTGCCCGCGTCGGTGACACGCAGGTCGAGCTGGCGGGCGCCGGTGATGTCGACGTCGAGGCGAACGGCGGCGGCGGCGCCGGTCACGACGCCGCTGCGGGCGCGGAGCGTGCCGTCGGCCCAGACCTCGAACTCGACGGAGCCGGAGGCCTCGTCGTCGACGCCGACGTCGGAGCGGAAGCGGGTGCAGGTGCCGCCGAGGTCGACCAGCACGCTGGAGTACGCGTGCGCGCCGAGGCCCTTCTCGTACCGTACGCCGCCGATGGTCATCGGGTTTCCGTCGGTGGCGCCCTGCTCGCCGTTGCTGCGGTCCCGCTCCACCGGGCCCCAGCCGTTGGCCTGCTCCACATAGGGACGGTCGCTCAGCCACGCGTAGCCGGCCGGCAGCGGCGCCTCGACGGCGGCGGCCGCGGTGACCGTGGTGCGGTAACCGGCTGCCGTGCCGGACGTGACCGAGGCGGTCAGGTCGTAGCGGCCCACGTCCGTGTCCGCCGGCGGCGTCACGGTGAACGTGGCCGTCTCCGGGCCGCCGGTGGCGACCGGGCCGAGGTCGGCGCGCGCGGGCTCGACGGTCCAGCCCGGCGGCACGGCGAGATCGACCGCGGCGCTGGTCAGGCCGCCGGCGCACCGCGGCGAGACCGTGACGTCGACCCGTTCCGGCGTGCCGGCGGTGACCCGGCCGTCGGTGGTGGCGGTGACGTCCGGGGCGCACGGGGCCGCGACGTCGGAGTCCGGGACGCCACCGGCCCTGATCTCGTCCCGGGTGAGCGGGCGCAGCACCAGCTCGTGCGAGTACGGCTCGGCCGGCGACAGCTTGAACGGGTCGAGGACCGAGTTCGGCGTCTCGCCCATGCCGGTCTCGCCCGCCTCCGCGTGCAGCGTCACCCAGTCGCGGTTGCGCACCAGCGGAAGCTGGTGGTCGTACTCGGCGCGGTCCAGGTCGTCGTACGGGGTCACGCTCACGTCCCGGGCGCCGCCGACGAGCAGCCCGGCGCGGCCGTCGTGCAGGCTGGCCCAGCGCGTGTCGGTGTGGTTGCCGTAGGCCTGCGGGCGGGAGTAGCGCACGTACTCCCGCTCCACGGTGCTGCGGTAGACGCCGAGCCGCGCGCCGCTGCGCCGGTCGTT
It encodes:
- a CDS encoding VOC family protein, with translation MSYVRRFDHVGITVADIDAVTAFFVALGLEVEGRTFVEGEFLETVCGIPGSRTEIVMLKAPDDGTRLELSRFVRPDFVPGSPAAMANELGLRNVSFEVADLRAAVEWAAGQGYGLVGGIGEYENTFRMAYVRGPEGIIVSLAERIG
- a CDS encoding alpha/beta fold hydrolase → MFAHEIGSGTPVVLLHGFGLDHRSLLPLEPAFERAGPWRRIYLDLPGATGTRAAGVNGTQQVADAVVDEIRARLGDEPFAVLGGSFGGMIARYVAHECRPRVLGLATVAGVFVAAHAGRTVPPRAVLREEPEIVPLLGAAVDAYREDAVVESVADAHGFLRYLLPGLDGADQRALARIAERYSLDREPEDAHPEPFRHPTLHVTGRQDHVVGYSDAWRRIEHYPRASFAALDAAGHNLLFEQRELCCALVGDWLARIRRAG
- a CDS encoding aminotransferase class I/II-fold pyridoxal phosphate-dependent enzyme, yielding MVDHSRVPVLEALQEFRRRGDTVFGPPAHKQGRGADPRVIDIVGAGVFASDVLSLNGLDDRRQSQGVIERAQELMADAVGADHAFFSTCGSSLSVKTAMISVAGPGEKLLVSRNAHKSVIAALIISGVEPVWVHPHFDTGWQLAHPPEPDDVRAAFRAHPDAAGMLLITPTDWGSCADIAGVARVCHEHGVPLIVDEAWGAHLPFHPDLPQWGMNAGADLVVTSVHKMGGAIEQSSVFHLRGDLVDPTVLKQREDLLGTTSSSSLAYATLDGWRRHMVEQGERLLDEALGRAARVRDAIGAMDPLRLMGEDVVGTGGTAELDPLRLTIDVRGLGISGYQAAEWLRAACHVDLGSADQCHLGGQISYADDDDTEKRLVESVQRLVDECGDLESRPQADLPPPRTLELESVMTPRDAFFGRTEQVPVERAAGRIAAEMLSPYPPGVPVLVPGELINSSALDYLTSGVRAGMLIPDAADPTMASVRVVAG
- a CDS encoding DUF3152 domain-containing protein, whose protein sequence is MIPGFGSSGKKAIPDNQVPQNGDGDFEAAPGVRDVIGEGRIMVRYRVEVETGIDWGELPPWTAERFAEAVDEVFADPRGWAASAAAPITEPEHGMSGESWQFQRVGDDEHVTLRLATPATVDAQCARAGVDTEGVYSCRFQNTIMVNLKRWLQGADPAPSVQSYRAGVINHEVGHFLGFAHQGCPGRGRPAPVMMQQTIALDGCRPNEWPFSEDGEFITGTWQDS
- a CDS encoding trypsin-like peptidase domain-containing protein, whose translation is MPGFLCRVLGGDGVPCGTGFQVAPHLVVTAWHVLRDAGGDRAGARLSVDALHGGVPPAAAEVIAGDPGRDLAVLRRDEPLPDTVAGLVHTGAVEPLTPVLVTGVSTIDDPGHVYRHLDATGSWQGGTVRDTDVRLGRFTSAGVVPGMSGAPVLRLADRTVVGVVSARYNSADGWLRDSVWAARTEDLAALLDGLPGIGVGRRLLVADRVSTVLAVRAPGAGALVAGAATAEVGVHEAALEAATVLTALDDSCRGVGHLGDLVESLVTRVERDGRHDRHAVGDLRARLRRHGLDPRVLFPAMAQHEEALRRWAAGGPAAGPLASLAVVLAHEVTTDVFAGLSATCRRYLREALFRVDSAGCAAFLDALAAVLPPLRSPSTEAVLVRPGNEPVPVEAARRSELASVAAQLCRLPDPDPYVAGRAEPVSVVAAAVRRRIAGHGSATAFLSGQPGVGTSTVAVEAARLLAPDFAGGVVYLDLHGLVAGVRRELSTMVRLISEALRLDLSVETMDDTQRAAALLAQLRDRGVLLVLDNARDAGHVAPLARAPRGCAVIVTARDRVQSFADPGLVFRAEPLAREDSVRVLAACDESRADRADLLHRIAFLCADVPLALRMIGARMASRPDLPLEYVLQTLEQETTRLDYLDAGDRAVRAAIRLSYDNLDVAARRVFRLVAAAPGSATTGAELGHCLGESALTQELLLNRLVDRSLAEQVTVRSPSASLVATVNLFDLVLLFARERLAEEEPEELVRDFRHRALGYLRDRLAEIVRLDRPPVMPGELDPSRFHAAARLAEEGEWFDLATELAGDLSMLHDSRGELDGVVAVNDLRVRLHLRRGVPGDAVAACLANATALRAHDVTRAAGCARLAVRIAQEHGLVARAGEAEFTLSVLLWESGDLTGALAAGERSASVLTAAGREAAVIPVAINNCRLARELRDATRTSSWARRADGLAGRVRDRGLQASAAFELNRAQHDAGELAAAIASARRAEALYRAEENWFNAAVTCENGALSAEDSGDVALARQWRATAVEHWRRCGNLPRLLRALVDLSALHVRVTEYEPADDALAGAIRAIRDEPGTALPPLLESEILARHAAVRLFTGTGADRHGTDLAAPAAADGTGDAELERLRAVLSRFHAGALSIDDARQQVLTVLRTETRHGPEMARPWLHDDLGAELAPRELKPG
- a CDS encoding nuclear transport factor 2 family protein; translated protein: MATVESVVRRYYAVVSDLSSTEDELRALLSPGVRVTEHPNALVPAGAVRDLEATVAGFRSGKALLREQVFEVHEVLSDGPRAAVRATWRGVVGADAGPFRAGQELVAHVAALLTVDDGRVLAHETFDCYEPFAPPA